In Streptomyces sp. NBC_00091, the following proteins share a genomic window:
- a CDS encoding ATP-binding cassette domain-containing protein has protein sequence MSTALVKLTDVSKYYGNIRALQGVSLEVSAGEITCVLGDNGAGKSTLIKIIAGLHRHDAGSFEIEGEETALANPRAALDRGIATVHQDLAVVPLMPVWRNFFLGSEPTRGRGPFRRLDVEFMRETTRAELLRMGIDLRDVDQPIGTLSGGERQCVAIARAVYFGAKVLVLDEPTAALGVKQSGVVLKYVAAARDAGLGVVLITHNPHHAYLVGDRFVLLKRGAMAGSHTRDSITLDELTRQMAGGSELDELSHELERVAESGADSAGGSVSGAPAGSEAPSGAPSEASSTSDRDETTR, from the coding sequence ATGAGCACGGCACTCGTGAAGCTGACGGACGTCAGCAAGTACTACGGCAACATCCGCGCCCTCCAGGGCGTCTCCCTGGAGGTGTCGGCCGGGGAGATCACTTGCGTCCTCGGCGACAACGGCGCCGGGAAGTCCACCCTCATCAAGATCATCGCGGGGCTGCACCGGCACGACGCCGGCAGCTTCGAGATCGAGGGCGAGGAAACGGCGCTCGCCAACCCGCGCGCGGCCCTCGACCGCGGCATCGCCACCGTCCACCAGGACCTCGCCGTCGTCCCCCTCATGCCGGTGTGGCGCAACTTCTTCCTCGGCTCCGAGCCCACCAGGGGGCGCGGCCCCTTCCGCCGCCTCGACGTGGAGTTCATGCGCGAGACCACCCGCGCCGAGCTGCTGCGCATGGGCATCGACCTGCGCGACGTCGACCAGCCGATCGGCACCCTGTCCGGCGGCGAGCGGCAGTGCGTGGCCATCGCCCGCGCCGTGTACTTCGGCGCGAAGGTCCTCGTCCTGGACGAGCCCACCGCGGCCCTCGGCGTGAAGCAGTCCGGAGTGGTCCTCAAGTACGTCGCCGCCGCACGCGACGCGGGCCTCGGCGTGGTCCTGATCACCCACAACCCGCACCACGCGTACCTGGTCGGGGACCGCTTCGTCCTCCTCAAGCGCGGCGCCATGGCGGGCAGCCACACCCGTGACTCGATCACCCTGGACGAGCTCACCCGGCAGATGGCGGGCGGCTCGGAACTGGACGAGCTGAGCCACGAGCTGGAGCGGGTGGCAGAATCAGGTGCTGACAGCGCGGGCGGCTCCGTCTCCGGTGCCCCAGCCGGCTCC
- a CDS encoding ABC transporter permease, producing MSSPAAPAVDERLAPTSYVRRLLGRPELGSVVGAAAVFVFFSFAADSFLRTSSLSTVLYSASTIGIMAVPVALLMIGGEFDLSAGVMVTTSALFSSMFSYQMTANVWVGVLVSLLVTLAIGFFNGFMLTRTRLPSFIITLGTFLMLTGLNLGFTKLISGSVSTKTIADMEGFSSARALFASQWNIGPVTLKVTILWWLALVAVATWILLRTRAGNWIFAVGGGADAARATGVPVVKTRIGLYMGVALCAWISGQHILFSFDVVQSGEGVGNEFLYIIAAVIGGCLMTGGYGSAIGSAVGAFIFGMTSNGIVYAQWNPDWFKFFLGAMLLLATLLNAWVRKRAEARA from the coding sequence ATGAGCAGCCCCGCCGCGCCCGCCGTCGACGAACGGCTCGCGCCCACCTCCTACGTCCGCAGGCTGCTGGGCCGCCCCGAACTGGGTTCGGTCGTCGGCGCCGCCGCGGTCTTCGTCTTCTTCTCCTTCGCCGCGGACAGCTTCCTGCGGACCTCCAGCCTGAGCACGGTCCTGTACTCGGCCTCCACCATCGGGATCATGGCGGTCCCGGTCGCCCTGCTGATGATCGGCGGCGAGTTCGACCTGTCCGCCGGTGTCATGGTCACCACCTCGGCGCTGTTCAGCTCGATGTTCAGCTACCAGATGACCGCCAACGTCTGGGTCGGCGTCCTCGTCTCCCTGCTGGTCACCCTGGCCATCGGCTTCTTCAACGGGTTCATGCTGACCCGCACCAGACTGCCCAGCTTCATCATCACGCTCGGCACCTTCCTGATGCTGACCGGCCTGAACCTCGGTTTCACCAAGCTGATCAGCGGTTCGGTCTCCACCAAGACCATCGCCGACATGGAGGGCTTCTCCTCCGCCCGGGCCCTGTTCGCCTCGCAGTGGAACATCGGCCCGGTCACCCTCAAGGTCACCATCCTGTGGTGGCTGGCCCTGGTGGCCGTCGCCACCTGGATCCTGCTGCGCACCCGTGCCGGGAACTGGATCTTCGCGGTGGGCGGCGGGGCCGACGCGGCACGCGCGACCGGCGTCCCCGTCGTCAAGACCCGCATCGGCCTGTACATGGGGGTCGCCCTGTGCGCCTGGATCTCCGGGCAGCACATCCTCTTCTCCTTCGACGTCGTCCAGTCCGGGGAGGGCGTCGGCAACGAGTTCCTCTACATCATCGCGGCCGTCATCGGCGGCTGTCTGATGACCGGCGGCTACGGCTCCGCGATCGGCTCGGCCGTCGGCGCCTTCATCTTCGGCATGACCAGCAACGGCATCGTCTACGCCCAGTGGAACCCGGACTGGTTCAAGTTCTTCCTGGGCGCCATGCTGCTGCTCGCCACGCTGCTCAACGCATGGGTCCGCAAGCGGGCGGAGGCTCGGGCATGA
- a CDS encoding sugar ABC transporter substrate-binding protein: protein MARVRTGVRVVGAVLAAVLGASLAGCSSTGGKRAEERAKAAEAGRPAVSTPRWTFAMVTHAGDGDTFWDIVQKGAKEAAAKDNINFVYSHDDQAQQQAQFVQNAIDQKVDGIIVSLAKPEALKDVIGKAVKAGIPVVTVNSGSAQSAEYGALTHIGQDEQIAGEAVGSELTRRGKKKAVCVLHEQGNVGHEQRCAGAKKTFGGTMENLYVEGTNMPSVQAAIQAKLQADPSVDSILTLGAPFAPTAVKAKDAAGSKAEVDTFDLNESVARDLKSGALGFAVDQQPYLQGYEAVDLLWLYRYNADVLGGGRPVLTGPQIVTGAEAAKLEDYIKRGSR from the coding sequence GTGGCTAGGGTTCGGACAGGGGTACGCGTCGTCGGCGCCGTGCTCGCGGCGGTACTGGGGGCCTCCCTCGCGGGCTGCAGCAGCACGGGCGGCAAGCGCGCCGAAGAGCGGGCGAAGGCCGCCGAGGCGGGCCGGCCCGCCGTGTCCACGCCGCGCTGGACCTTCGCGATGGTGACCCACGCGGGCGACGGGGACACCTTCTGGGACATCGTGCAGAAGGGCGCCAAGGAAGCCGCGGCGAAGGACAACATCAACTTCGTCTACTCCCACGACGACCAGGCACAGCAGCAGGCCCAGTTCGTGCAGAACGCCATCGACCAGAAGGTCGACGGGATCATCGTCAGCCTCGCCAAGCCGGAGGCCCTCAAGGACGTCATCGGCAAGGCCGTCAAGGCCGGCATCCCGGTGGTCACGGTCAACTCCGGCTCGGCCCAGTCGGCCGAGTACGGGGCGCTCACCCACATCGGCCAGGACGAGCAGATCGCGGGCGAGGCGGTCGGCAGCGAGCTGACCCGGCGCGGGAAGAAGAAGGCCGTCTGCGTCCTGCACGAGCAGGGCAACGTCGGCCACGAGCAGCGGTGCGCCGGGGCGAAGAAGACCTTCGGCGGGACCATGGAGAACCTGTACGTCGAGGGCACCAACATGCCCTCCGTCCAGGCGGCCATCCAGGCGAAGCTCCAGGCGGACCCGTCCGTCGACTCCATCCTCACCCTCGGCGCGCCCTTCGCCCCCACCGCGGTCAAGGCGAAGGACGCGGCGGGCAGCAAGGCCGAGGTGGACACCTTCGACCTCAACGAGTCCGTCGCCCGCGACCTGAAGTCCGGGGCGCTGGGCTTCGCCGTGGACCAGCAGCCCTACCTCCAGGGGTACGAGGCCGTCGACCTGCTGTGGCTCTACCGCTACAACGCGGACGTCCTCGGCGGCGGCCGGCCGGTGCTGACCGGCCCGCAGATCGTCACCGGGGCCGAGGCCGCCAAGCTGGAGGACTACATCAAGCGGGGCAGCCGATGA
- a CDS encoding Gfo/Idh/MocA family oxidoreductase, which yields MRIGLIGTGRIGSFHAAALARRPDAGSLLLADAEPGRAVRLADRLGATAAPSVEQVFTWGVDAVVVACATEGHADLVVRAARGGLPVFCEKPLAPDLARTLAVLREVEAAGGLLQVGFMRRFDAGYRTARELVRSGALGRLHTVRTMTADPAPPPAAYLATSGGLYRDCLVHDFDMVRWVTGHEVAEVYATGSDAGPARFREAGDVDTAAAVLTLDDGTLVTCSGTRCNGAGYDVRMELAGDLDQVSSGLDDRTPIASTEPHGPPPASKPWTGFLERFAPAYEAELAAFVRLVRGEGANPCDGLQALAAFRVAEACERSRRERRPVRLEELPDL from the coding sequence ATGCGCATCGGGCTCATCGGAACGGGCCGGATCGGTTCCTTCCACGCGGCCGCGCTGGCCCGCCGGCCGGACGCCGGCTCGCTGCTGCTCGCCGACGCCGAACCGGGACGGGCCGTGCGGCTCGCGGACCGGCTGGGGGCCACCGCCGCGCCGTCCGTCGAGCAGGTCTTCACCTGGGGTGTGGACGCGGTGGTCGTGGCCTGCGCCACGGAGGGCCACGCCGACCTGGTCGTACGGGCGGCGCGCGGCGGGCTGCCGGTGTTCTGCGAGAAGCCGCTGGCCCCGGACCTGGCCCGCACCCTGGCGGTGCTGCGCGAGGTGGAGGCCGCCGGGGGGCTGCTCCAGGTGGGCTTCATGCGCCGGTTCGACGCGGGCTACCGCACCGCGCGGGAGCTGGTCCGTTCGGGTGCCCTGGGGCGGCTGCACACGGTGCGCACGATGACGGCCGATCCGGCGCCGCCGCCGGCCGCCTACCTCGCGACCTCCGGGGGGCTGTACCGGGACTGCCTGGTGCACGACTTCGACATGGTCCGGTGGGTGACCGGGCACGAGGTGGCCGAGGTGTACGCGACCGGTTCGGACGCGGGGCCGGCCCGGTTCCGGGAGGCCGGGGACGTGGACACGGCCGCGGCGGTCCTGACGCTGGACGACGGGACCCTGGTGACCTGTAGCGGCACCCGGTGCAACGGCGCGGGGTACGACGTACGGATGGAGCTGGCCGGGGATCTGGACCAGGTCTCCTCCGGGCTGGACGACCGTACGCCGATCGCCTCGACGGAGCCGCACGGCCCGCCCCCGGCGAGCAAGCCGTGGACCGGCTTCCTGGAGCGGTTCGCCCCCGCCTACGAGGCCGAGCTGGCGGCCTTCGTACGGCTGGTGCGCGGTGAGGGCGCCAACCCCTGCGACGGCCTCCAGGCGCTGGCCGCGTTCCGGGTGGCCGAGGCGTGCGAGCGCTCCCGGCGGGAGCGGCGCCCCGTACGCCTGGAGGAGCTCCCTGACCTGTAG
- a CDS encoding DMT family transporter has product MSTLAAPAPVLAPRRAWLADLPVLLVAVVWGGSYLAAKGITTTHTVIAVLVLRFALVLPVLVLAGWRRLRALSPAQLRGAGALGLVLGGIFLLETYGVVHTSATNAGLIISLTMIFTPLAESAVRRTAPSAAFLGAAAVSVAGVVLLTQGAGFTAPTTGDLLILGAALARTLHVLLMARIKAVQDADSLSLTTVQLGSAVLVFALLAALPGTGDSPWAAAAGFGPAEWAGLAFLSVFCTLFAFFVQMWAVRRTSPSRVSLLLGTEPLWAAAAGIAIGGEHLGPLGLTGAALVLAGTAWGRRAAG; this is encoded by the coding sequence GTGTCCACCCTCGCCGCCCCCGCGCCCGTCCTCGCCCCCCGCCGGGCCTGGCTCGCGGACCTGCCCGTCCTGCTCGTCGCCGTCGTCTGGGGCGGCAGCTACCTCGCGGCCAAGGGGATCACCACCACCCACACCGTGATCGCGGTGCTCGTACTGCGCTTCGCGCTGGTGCTGCCCGTCCTCGTCCTCGCCGGATGGCGGCGGCTGCGGGCGCTGAGCCCCGCCCAGCTGCGCGGCGCCGGCGCGCTGGGCCTCGTACTCGGCGGGATCTTCCTGCTGGAGACCTACGGGGTGGTGCACACCTCCGCCACCAATGCCGGGCTGATCATCAGCCTGACCATGATCTTCACCCCGCTCGCCGAGTCCGCCGTCCGGCGCACGGCCCCCTCGGCCGCCTTCCTGGGCGCCGCCGCCGTCTCCGTCGCCGGGGTCGTGCTGCTCACGCAGGGCGCCGGGTTCACCGCGCCCACCACCGGCGACCTGCTCATCCTCGGCGCCGCCCTGGCCCGCACCCTGCACGTGCTGCTGATGGCGCGGATCAAGGCCGTCCAGGACGCCGACTCGCTCTCCCTGACCACCGTCCAGCTCGGCAGCGCCGTGCTGGTCTTCGCCCTGCTGGCCGCCCTGCCCGGCACCGGGGACAGCCCGTGGGCGGCGGCCGCGGGCTTCGGACCCGCCGAATGGGCCGGGCTCGCCTTCCTCTCCGTCTTCTGCACCCTCTTCGCCTTCTTCGTGCAGATGTGGGCCGTACGCCGCACCTCGCCCTCCCGCGTCAGCCTGCTGCTGGGCACCGAACCGCTGTGGGCGGCCGCCGCCGGCATCGCCATCGGCGGCGAGCACCTCGGCCCCCTCGGCCTCACCGGCGCCGCGCTCGTCCTGGCCGGAACCGCCTGGGGGCGCCGCGCGGCCGGCTGA
- a CDS encoding dihydrofolate reductase family protein, with amino-acid sequence MGKLTLTTFLTLDGVMQAPGGPEEDRTGGFAYGGWLVPYADEGMREFVNEVFGRAGAFLLGRRTYEIFASYWPQHDDPADPIPNKLNRLPKYVASTTLKDPAWGPATVVDGEQLQSEIVRVKDAMDGELQVHGSGQLAQWLLARDLVDELNLLVFPLFLGAGRRLFPTGGLPTAFELTGSRTTGSGTAVHTYRPTGRATFGSFMD; translated from the coding sequence ATGGGAAAGCTGACCCTCACCACCTTCCTCACCCTCGACGGAGTGATGCAGGCCCCCGGCGGGCCCGAGGAGGACCGCACCGGCGGGTTCGCGTACGGCGGCTGGCTCGTGCCGTACGCCGACGAGGGCATGCGGGAATTCGTCAACGAGGTCTTCGGCCGGGCCGGGGCCTTCCTCCTCGGGCGCCGGACGTACGAGATCTTCGCCTCGTACTGGCCGCAGCACGACGACCCCGCCGACCCGATCCCGAACAAGCTCAACCGGCTGCCGAAGTACGTCGCCTCGACCACCCTCAAGGACCCGGCCTGGGGCCCGGCCACCGTCGTGGACGGGGAGCAGCTCCAGTCGGAGATCGTCCGCGTCAAGGACGCGATGGACGGCGAGCTCCAGGTGCACGGCAGCGGCCAGCTGGCCCAGTGGCTGCTCGCGCGCGACCTCGTCGACGAGCTGAACCTGCTGGTCTTCCCCCTCTTCCTCGGCGCGGGCCGCCGCCTGTTCCCCACCGGCGGCCTGCCCACGGCCTTCGAGCTGACCGGCTCCCGCACCACCGGCAGCGGGACCGCCGTGCACACCTACCGCCCGACGGGCCGCGCCACCTTCGGCAGCTTCATGGACTGA
- the alc gene encoding allantoicase translates to MAIPSFTGNANPYGGGDPYADYRTADFPFTQYANLAARELGAGVIAANDEFFAQRENLLIAEAGHFDPEHFGHKGKIMDGWETRRRRGVSATQPWPTAEDHDWALVRLGAPGVIRGIVVDTAHFRGNMPQAVSIEGTNWDGALAPTPEELLGDDVKWTTLVPRTPVGGHAANGFEVSVEQRFTHLRVNQHPDGGIARLRVYGEVVPDPKWLATLGTFDVVALENGGSVEDASNRFYSPPTNTINPGRSRKMDDGWETARRRDNGNDWIRYQLVAESEIRAVEIDTAYLKGNSAGWASLSVKTGEEGEWTEFLPRTRLQPDTNHRFVLDAPAVGTHVRIDIFPDGGFSRLRLFGSLTETGAAAHAARHQELGG, encoded by the coding sequence GTGGCGATTCCTTCTTTCACCGGCAACGCGAACCCGTACGGAGGCGGCGACCCGTACGCGGACTACCGCACCGCGGACTTCCCGTTCACCCAGTACGCGAACCTCGCCGCCCGTGAGCTGGGCGCCGGTGTCATCGCTGCCAACGACGAGTTCTTCGCCCAGCGCGAGAACCTGCTCATCGCCGAGGCCGGGCACTTCGACCCGGAGCACTTCGGCCACAAGGGCAAGATCATGGACGGCTGGGAGACCCGCCGCCGCCGCGGCGTCTCCGCCACCCAGCCGTGGCCGACCGCCGAGGACCACGACTGGGCGCTCGTCCGCCTGGGCGCCCCCGGCGTGATCCGCGGCATCGTCGTCGACACCGCCCACTTCCGCGGCAACATGCCGCAGGCCGTCTCCATCGAGGGCACCAACTGGGACGGCGCCCTCGCGCCGACCCCGGAGGAGCTCCTCGGCGACGACGTCAAGTGGACCACCCTGGTCCCGCGCACCCCGGTCGGCGGCCACGCGGCCAACGGCTTCGAGGTGAGCGTCGAGCAGCGCTTCACGCACCTGCGCGTCAACCAGCACCCGGACGGCGGCATCGCCCGCCTGCGCGTGTACGGCGAGGTCGTCCCGGACCCGAAGTGGCTCGCCACGCTGGGCACCTTCGACGTCGTCGCGCTGGAGAACGGCGGCTCGGTCGAGGACGCGTCCAACCGCTTCTACTCCCCGCCGACCAACACCATCAACCCGGGCCGCTCCCGCAAGATGGACGACGGCTGGGAGACCGCGCGCCGCCGCGACAACGGCAACGACTGGATCCGCTACCAGCTCGTGGCCGAGTCCGAGATCCGCGCCGTCGAGATCGACACCGCCTACCTCAAGGGCAACTCCGCGGGCTGGGCCTCCCTCTCCGTCAAGACGGGCGAGGAGGGCGAGTGGACCGAGTTCCTGCCGCGCACCCGCCTGCAGCCCGACACCAACCACCGCTTCGTACTGGACGCCCCGGCGGTCGGCACCCACGTGCGGATCGACATCTTCCCGGACGGCGGCTTCTCCCGCCTGCGCCTGTTCGGTTCGCTGACGGAGACCGGCGCGGCCGCGCACGCCGCCCGGCACCAGGAGCTGGGTGGCTGA
- the allB gene encoding allantoinase AllB, protein MADAAVELVLRSTRVITPEGTRAASVAVAGGKITAVLAHDAEVPAGARLEDFGDDVLLPGLVDTHVHVNDPGRTEWEGFWTATRAAAAGGITTILDMPLNSLPPTTTVDNLRVKQEVARAKAHVDIGFWGGALPDNVKDLRPLHDAGVYGFKCFLSPSGVDEFPELDQEQLATSLAEITGFGGLLIVHAEDPHHLDAAPVVPGPKYADFLASRPRDAENTAIGNLIAQAKRLNARVHVLHLSSSDALPLIAAAKAEGVQITVESCPHYLTLTAEEVPDGASEFKCCPPIREAANQDLLWDALADGTIDCIVSDHSPSTADLKTSDFSTAWGGISSLQLGLPAIWTEARRRGRTLEDVVRWMSAAPAALAGLAQKGAIEAGRDADFAVLAPEETFLVDPAELHHRNRVTAYAGKTLHGVVKSTWLRGTQIADHGNPTEPTGLLLERQN, encoded by the coding sequence GTGGCCGACGCGGCTGTGGAACTGGTACTGCGCTCGACGCGCGTCATCACCCCCGAGGGGACGCGTGCCGCCTCGGTGGCCGTCGCCGGCGGGAAGATCACGGCCGTGCTGGCGCACGACGCCGAGGTACCGGCCGGAGCCCGGCTGGAGGACTTCGGCGACGACGTCCTGCTCCCCGGCCTGGTCGACACCCACGTCCACGTGAACGACCCGGGCCGCACCGAGTGGGAGGGCTTCTGGACGGCCACCCGCGCGGCCGCCGCCGGTGGCATCACCACCATCCTCGACATGCCGCTCAACTCCCTGCCGCCGACCACCACGGTCGACAACCTCCGCGTCAAGCAGGAGGTCGCCCGGGCCAAGGCGCACGTGGACATCGGCTTCTGGGGCGGCGCCCTCCCGGACAACGTCAAGGACCTGCGCCCGCTGCACGACGCCGGCGTCTACGGCTTCAAGTGCTTCCTGTCCCCCTCCGGCGTGGACGAGTTCCCCGAGCTGGACCAGGAGCAGCTGGCCACCTCCCTCGCCGAGATCACCGGCTTCGGCGGCCTGCTGATCGTGCACGCCGAGGACCCGCACCACCTCGACGCCGCCCCGGTCGTCCCCGGCCCCAAGTACGCCGACTTCCTGGCCTCCCGTCCGCGCGACGCCGAGAACACCGCGATCGGCAACCTGATCGCCCAGGCGAAGCGGCTGAACGCCCGCGTGCACGTACTGCACCTGTCCTCCTCCGACGCGCTGCCGCTGATCGCCGCCGCCAAGGCCGAGGGCGTCCAGATCACCGTCGAGTCCTGCCCGCACTACCTCACCCTCACGGCCGAGGAAGTGCCCGACGGCGCCAGCGAGTTCAAGTGCTGCCCGCCCATCCGCGAGGCCGCCAACCAGGACCTCCTGTGGGACGCGCTCGCCGACGGCACCATCGACTGCATCGTCTCCGACCACTCGCCCTCCACCGCGGACCTGAAGACCAGCGACTTCTCCACCGCGTGGGGCGGCATCTCCTCCCTCCAGCTGGGCCTCCCCGCGATCTGGACCGAGGCGCGCCGCCGCGGCCGCACCCTCGAGGACGTCGTCCGCTGGATGTCCGCCGCCCCGGCCGCCCTCGCCGGCCTGGCGCAGAAGGGCGCGATCGAGGCCGGCCGGGACGCCGACTTCGCCGTCCTGGCCCCTGAAGAAACGTTCCTTGTGGATCCGGCCGAGCTCCACCACCGCAACCGGGTGACGGCGTACGCGGGCAAGACCCTGCACGGCGTCGTCAAGTCCACCTGGCTGCGCGGCACGCAGATCGCCGACCACGGAAACCCGACCGAGCCCACGGGCCTCCTCCTCGAAAGGCAGAACTGA
- a CDS encoding IclR family transcriptional regulator, with the protein MPTSSASTTDASTKPTAGGGGVQSLERAFDLLERMADAGGEVGLSELSAASGLPLPTIHRLMRTLVACGYVRQQPNRRYSLGPRLIRLGESASRLLGTWARPYLARLVEETGETANMALLDGDEIVYVAQVPSKHSMRMFTEVGRRVLPHSTGVGKALLAYTPADEVRALLARTGMPAATEKTITTPEGFLDALEKVRKAGYAVDDNEQEIGVRCLAVSVPNSPTAAAISISGPAGRVTEAVAESFVPILQGVAAELSVALQSQTPA; encoded by the coding sequence GTGCCGACGTCCAGCGCCAGCACCACCGACGCCTCCACCAAGCCCACCGCCGGCGGCGGTGGCGTCCAGTCCCTTGAGCGCGCCTTCGATCTGCTCGAACGCATGGCCGATGCCGGTGGTGAGGTCGGCCTCAGCGAGCTCTCGGCCGCCAGCGGCCTGCCGCTGCCGACCATCCACCGCCTGATGCGCACGCTCGTCGCGTGCGGCTACGTCCGGCAGCAGCCCAATCGACGTTACTCCCTCGGACCCCGCCTCATCCGCCTCGGCGAGTCCGCGTCGCGGCTGCTGGGCACCTGGGCCCGCCCCTACCTCGCCCGTCTGGTCGAGGAGACCGGGGAGACGGCGAACATGGCCCTGCTCGACGGCGACGAGATCGTCTACGTCGCCCAGGTTCCCTCCAAGCACTCCATGCGCATGTTCACGGAGGTCGGCCGCCGGGTGCTGCCGCACTCCACCGGCGTGGGCAAGGCCCTGCTCGCGTACACCCCCGCCGACGAGGTACGTGCCCTGCTGGCCCGCACCGGGATGCCGGCCGCCACCGAGAAGACCATCACCACCCCCGAGGGCTTCCTGGACGCCCTGGAGAAGGTCCGCAAGGCGGGCTACGCGGTCGACGACAACGAGCAGGAAATAGGAGTCCGCTGCCTCGCCGTGTCGGTGCCGAACTCGCCGACCGCCGCCGCGATCTCCATCTCCGGTCCGGCGGGCCGGGTCACCGAGGCGGTGGCCGAGTCCTTCGTGCCGATCCTCCAGGGCGTCGCCGCCGAGCTGTCGGTGGCCCTGCAGAGCCAGACCCCGGCGTAG
- a CDS encoding ABC transporter ATP-binding protein has protein sequence MTLLVHDATLTYPDGDGRLTALDAVALEVPAGSLTAIVGPSGSGKSSLLAVAATLVTPDSGRVVVAGQDTTRLGPAEKSALRREKIGIVFQQPNLLASLTAAEQLQVMAHLRGRPSRQLRRRALELLDAVGLADKADKRPHQLSGGQRQRVNIARALMNEPAVLLVDEPTSALDHERGAAVLDLLVTLTRERSTATVLVTHDHAHLDRMDRTAVMADGRLSHGALPAEPPASVPAA, from the coding sequence ATGACCCTGCTCGTCCACGACGCCACGCTCACCTACCCCGACGGGGACGGCCGCCTCACCGCACTCGACGCGGTGGCCCTGGAGGTGCCGGCCGGCTCCCTGACCGCGATCGTCGGGCCCTCGGGCTCCGGGAAGTCCAGCCTGCTGGCCGTGGCGGCCACCCTGGTCACCCCGGACTCCGGGCGGGTCGTGGTCGCGGGGCAGGACACCACCCGGCTCGGCCCCGCCGAGAAGTCGGCCCTGCGCCGGGAGAAGATCGGCATCGTCTTCCAGCAGCCGAACCTGCTGGCCTCGCTGACCGCCGCCGAGCAGCTCCAGGTCATGGCCCACCTCCGCGGCCGCCCCTCCCGGCAGCTGCGCCGCCGGGCCCTGGAGCTGCTGGACGCGGTGGGCCTGGCCGACAAGGCCGACAAGCGCCCGCACCAGCTGTCGGGCGGCCAGCGCCAGCGCGTCAACATCGCCCGGGCCCTGATGAACGAGCCGGCCGTGCTGCTGGTCGACGAGCCCACCAGCGCCCTGGACCACGAGCGGGGCGCGGCCGTCCTCGACCTGCTGGTCACCCTCACCCGCGAGCGCTCCACCGCCACGGTGCTGGTCACGCACGACCACGCCCACCTGGACCGGATGGACCGTACGGCGGTGATGGCCGACGGCCGCCTCAGCCACGGCGCGCTGCCGGCCGAACCGCCCGCGTCCGTCCCGGCGGCCTGA
- a CDS encoding ABC transporter permease — MFVAWRDLRFAKGRFALMGSVVLLITLLVGLLSGLTAGLARENVSAITGLPASRLAFAAPPGDQEVSFTQSQLPDSAWQAWRKQPGVDSARPLGIRTTNAVSGGRTAAVSVFGVEPAGGLAPAGAGLAQGRIVLTEKAAKELGGLTAGAKVRIGTLETTVAAVSGTAAYSHTPVVWMDLNDWQRIGNPGTSMDTLATVIALDGSGAVDWAAGDRAAATKSRTVDQALGAIGSYQAENGSLQLMRGFLFAISALVIGAFFTVWTIQRSGDIAVLKALGASTPYLLKDALGQAVVMLAIGTGAGTALAAGIGALISGGDVPFVLDAATVLVPAAVMIVLGALGAALSIRRITAVDPLTALGSAR, encoded by the coding sequence ATGTTCGTCGCATGGAGAGATCTACGGTTCGCCAAGGGCCGCTTCGCCCTCATGGGCTCGGTCGTTCTGCTGATCACGCTGCTGGTCGGCCTGCTGTCGGGGCTGACCGCGGGACTGGCCCGGGAGAACGTCTCGGCCATCACCGGGCTGCCCGCCTCGCGGCTGGCCTTCGCAGCGCCCCCCGGGGACCAGGAGGTCTCCTTCACCCAGTCCCAGCTGCCCGACAGCGCCTGGCAGGCCTGGCGCAAGCAGCCCGGGGTCGACAGCGCCCGGCCGCTGGGCATCCGCACCACCAACGCCGTCTCGGGCGGGCGCACCGCCGCCGTCTCCGTCTTCGGCGTCGAACCGGCCGGCGGGCTCGCACCCGCCGGGGCGGGGCTCGCCCAGGGCCGGATCGTCCTCACCGAGAAGGCGGCCAAGGAGCTCGGCGGCCTCACCGCCGGGGCGAAGGTCAGGATCGGCACGCTGGAGACGACCGTCGCCGCCGTCTCGGGCACGGCCGCCTACAGCCACACCCCGGTGGTCTGGATGGACCTGAACGACTGGCAGCGCATCGGCAACCCGGGCACCTCCATGGACACCCTCGCCACCGTCATCGCCCTCGACGGCTCCGGGGCCGTGGACTGGGCGGCCGGCGACCGGGCCGCGGCCACGAAGTCCCGTACGGTCGACCAGGCCCTGGGCGCCATAGGGTCGTACCAGGCCGAGAACGGCTCGCTCCAGCTGATGCGCGGCTTCCTCTTCGCCATCTCCGCCCTGGTCATAGGGGCCTTCTTCACCGTCTGGACGATCCAGCGCAGCGGCGACATCGCGGTGCTGAAGGCCCTCGGCGCCTCCACCCCGTACCTGCTGAAGGACGCCCTCGGCCAGGCCGTCGTGATGCTGGCGATCGGCACCGGAGCCGGTACGGCGCTCGCGGCCGGCATCGGCGCCCTGATCAGCGGCGGCGACGTGCCCTTCGTCCTCGACGCCGCCACCGTCCTCGTCCCCGCCGCGGTCATGATCGTGCTCGGCGCGCTGGGCGCGGCCCTGTCCATCCGGCGGATCACCGCCGTCGACCCGCTGACCGCCCTCGGGAGCGCCCGATGA